The following are from one region of the Thermodesulforhabdaceae bacterium genome:
- a CDS encoding acyl-CoA dehydratase activase, with the protein MFWGIDIGSRSIELVGIDENGRVKVTKLMPTAYNPIGQMELILKDVPESDPIVSTGYGRNLFMEHFPWEGKRKSVTEIQAYAKGALALYPEVRMILDIGGQDTKAIALDDRGQIVKFEMNDRCAAGTGKFLEFMAAALHVPLEEFGEFAMKATKKLKVASLCTVFAESEATSLMARGEKPEDIARALHESIVSRTVAMVKRVGFKKPLLFGGGVARNICVVNLITEALNCEPIIPDNPEAVGALGAALIARENYIAL; encoded by the coding sequence ATGTTTTGGGGAATTGATATCGGGTCGCGCTCTATTGAGCTTGTGGGAATAGATGAAAATGGGAGAGTGAAAGTTACAAAACTTATGCCGACTGCTTATAACCCAATTGGGCAGATGGAACTGATACTTAAAGATGTGCCTGAAAGCGACCCGATAGTGTCCACAGGCTATGGAAGAAATCTTTTTATGGAACACTTTCCCTGGGAAGGAAAAAGAAAATCTGTCACGGAAATACAGGCTTACGCAAAGGGAGCGCTGGCTCTATACCCTGAAGTTAGAATGATTCTAGACATTGGCGGACAGGATACCAAAGCGATTGCTCTGGATGATCGAGGACAGATTGTTAAATTCGAAATGAACGATCGTTGTGCGGCTGGGACAGGAAAATTTCTGGAATTCATGGCAGCGGCTCTTCATGTTCCGCTGGAGGAATTTGGGGAGTTTGCCATGAAAGCCACGAAGAAACTGAAAGTAGCAAGTTTATGCACGGTTTTTGCCGAGTCTGAAGCCACTTCTCTTATGGCAAGAGGGGAGAAGCCAGAGGACATAGCCAGAGCACTTCATGAATCTATTGTTTCAAGAACGGTTGCTATGGTAAAACGGGTGGGCTTTAAGAAACCTCTTCTATTTGGAGGCGGAGTAGCTCGAAATATATGTGTGGTTAATCTTATCACTGAAGCCTTGAATTGTGAGCCAATTATTCCTGATAATCCCGAAGCTGTTGGCGCTCTAGGGGCTGCATTGATTGCAAGGGAAAATTATATTGCGCTCTGA
- the mltG gene encoding endolytic transglycosylase MltG encodes MKVILRGIIWLVVVLLTTLPVVVNLVTIPIFFWAHEPIPIKGGNFIQKNKKECQPENCLYINIPQGTGVFDVVNLLVEKGVESDPYRPLALVFFMKWHNLLKSGEYAFHFPMNHIDVWKKIVRGDVVRHFVTVVEGATIFDVAEALDRSGIAKKDDVIKLAKDRNFVESLGFHDAPSLEGYLFPATYDFTKKDTADTALKRMAREFKKRFKPEWLQRAKDMNLSLHQIVTLASMVEKEAVKDEERAVIAAVFFNRLKIGMPLQSDPTAVYDLENFKGPVLKSHLARPSPYNTYLIKGFPPGPICNPGIASIKAVLYPADVTYLYFVSDRQGGHRFSTTYEDHLKAIREIAAEINQNPGSKN; translated from the coding sequence AACAACTCTTCCCGTGGTGGTTAATCTCGTAACAATTCCCATCTTTTTCTGGGCTCATGAACCTATACCCATCAAAGGTGGCAATTTTATTCAAAAAAATAAGAAAGAATGCCAGCCCGAAAATTGCTTATACATTAATATTCCCCAGGGAACAGGAGTATTTGATGTCGTTAACCTTCTTGTAGAAAAAGGGGTGGAATCGGATCCATACCGACCCCTTGCTCTAGTATTTTTCATGAAATGGCACAACCTGCTGAAAAGTGGTGAATATGCTTTTCACTTTCCTATGAATCACATCGATGTGTGGAAAAAAATTGTTCGAGGAGACGTCGTTCGCCACTTTGTTACGGTGGTTGAGGGAGCAACAATTTTTGATGTGGCTGAAGCGCTTGATCGATCCGGTATCGCAAAAAAAGATGACGTAATCAAACTAGCCAAAGATAGAAATTTTGTTGAGTCTCTTGGATTTCATGATGCCCCAAGCCTGGAAGGCTATCTGTTTCCCGCAACTTATGATTTTACAAAAAAAGACACAGCCGATACGGCTCTTAAGAGAATGGCGAGAGAATTCAAAAAGCGATTCAAACCTGAATGGCTTCAGCGGGCAAAGGACATGAATCTTTCTCTTCATCAGATCGTAACTCTTGCCTCCATGGTTGAAAAGGAAGCCGTGAAGGATGAAGAACGTGCTGTTATTGCCGCTGTTTTTTTTAACAGACTAAAAATAGGTATGCCGCTTCAAAGCGATCCAACAGCGGTTTATGATCTGGAAAATTTCAAAGGACCTGTATTGAAAAGCCACTTAGCACGCCCTTCACCTTACAATACTTATTTGATCAAGGGATTTCCCCCAGGTCCTATTTGTAATCCGGGTATTGCTTCAATAAAGGCTGTGCTCTACCCTGCTGATGTTACTTATCTTTACTTTGTAAGCGATCGTCAAGGAGGTCACAGATTTTCCACCACATACGAAGACCATCTTAAAGCTATTAGAGAAATCGCCGCTGAAATAAACCAGAATCCGGGGAGTAAAAACTGA
- a CDS encoding NTP transferase domain-containing protein translates to MEVASLILAAGRGTRMTGYGGCKALLPLIPSEQSQRPVPTIYEGTHPFILEILNQLPLGPKAIVIHHDADRIQKVVKSNLPENLQPVFIWQPELNGTGGAVLAGKPFLQSVSSELCLITMGDVPLISRNTYCLLLEKTIDTGSAGTVLAFRPANKGQYGCLITEGDSVKAIIEWKYWKELETKGEPVSELCNAGVYAFRRNLLLECLSHLSAKPHLVQKNIDGRPVTFEEFFLTDVVEILNQNGFMISFVEAGEEEVLGVDTPEQLQRAQEIYRQNLTALSYIGNTKRL, encoded by the coding sequence ATGGAAGTGGCAAGCCTGATTCTTGCAGCAGGGCGAGGCACAAGAATGACAGGATATGGAGGATGTAAAGCTTTACTTCCCCTCATTCCATCGGAACAAAGCCAAAGGCCTGTTCCCACAATTTACGAAGGAACCCATCCATTTATACTTGAAATTCTCAACCAGCTTCCTCTGGGTCCAAAAGCCATAGTGATTCACCACGATGCCGATCGCATTCAAAAAGTTGTCAAATCTAATCTACCGGAGAACCTGCAGCCGGTTTTTATATGGCAACCAGAACTTAACGGCACAGGGGGAGCTGTTCTTGCGGGAAAGCCGTTTCTTCAGTCGGTATCTTCAGAGTTGTGCCTTATTACAATGGGAGATGTGCCACTTATTTCCAGAAATACTTACTGTCTTCTTTTAGAAAAAACTATAGATACCGGTTCAGCAGGCACAGTGCTTGCCTTTCGCCCAGCAAACAAAGGGCAATATGGTTGTTTAATCACTGAAGGCGATAGTGTAAAAGCAATAATTGAATGGAAATACTGGAAAGAACTTGAAACTAAAGGCGAACCAGTTTCAGAACTATGCAATGCAGGAGTCTATGCTTTTCGAAGAAATTTACTACTGGAATGTCTTTCACATCTTTCAGCAAAACCTCATCTAGTTCAGAAAAACATAGATGGCAGACCTGTTACTTTTGAAGAGTTTTTCCTAACGGACGTTGTAGAAATTCTGAACCAGAATGGCTTTATGATTTCATTTGTAGAAGCCGGGGAAGAAGAAGTTCTTGGGGTGGATACACCAGAACAACTCCAAAGAGCACAAGAAATCTATCGCCAAAATTTAACTGCTTTGTCATACATTGGTAACACTAAAAGACTATAA